agggagagagagagagacagagagacagagagagagagagagagagagagagagagggagagagagagggagagagagagagagagagagagagagagagagggagagagagagggagagagagagagagagagacagagagagagagagagagggagagagagagagacagagagacagagagagagagagacagagagagagagagagagagagagtgagacagagagatagggagagggagagagagagagagagagagggagagagagagacagagagacagagagagagagagagggagagacagagagagagagagagacagagagaaagagagagagagagagagagagagagagagagagagagacagagagagagagatagagagagggagagagagagacagagggagagacagagagacagagagagagagagagagagacagaaagagagacagagagagagacagagagacagagagagagagatagagagagggagagagagagacagagagacagagagagagagagagagacagagagaaagagagagagagagagagagagagagagagacagagagagagagatagagagagggagagagagagacagagggagagacagagagagagagagagatagagagagagagacagaaagagagacagagagagagagagagacagagagagagagagtgagacagagagatagggagagagagagagagagacagagagatagagagagagagagatagagagagggagagagagagagagagacagagagagagagagagagagagacagagagacagagagagagagagagagacagagacagagagagagagacagagagagagacagagagacagagagagagagacagagagacagagagagagagagagagagagagagagagagagagagacagaaagagagacagagagagagagagagagacagagagagagagagagagtgagacagagagatagggagagagagagagagagacagagagagagagagagacagggggagagagagagacagagagagagagagagagacagagagagtgagacagagagatagggagagagagagagagagacagagagacagagagagagagagatagagagagggagagagagagacagagagacagagagagggagagacagagagacagagagagagagagagagagacagagagaaagagagagagagagagagagagagagagagagacagagagagagagagacagacagagagagagagagatagagagagggagagagagagacagagagacagagagagagagagagagggagagacagagagacagagagagagagagagagagagagagagagagagagacagagagaaagagagagagagagacagagagacacagagagagagagagagacagagacagagagagagagacagagagagagacagagagacagagacagagagagagagagagagagagagagagagagagacagagagagagagacagagagagacagagagagagagagagacagagacagagagagagagacagagagagagacagagagacagagacagagagagagagagagagagagagagagagagagagacagagagagagagacagagagagagacagagagacagagagagagacagagagagagagagacagagagagagagagaaagaaagagagagagagagagagagacagagagagagagggatagagagagagagagagacagagagagagagagacagaaagagagagaaaaagagagagagagaaaaagagagagagagagagagagagagacagagagagagagacagagagagagagagacagagagagagagagagagacagacagacagagagagagagagagagagagagacagagagagagagagagagagagagagagagagagagagagagatagagagagagagagagagtgagagacagagagagagagagaaaaagagagagagagaaagagagagagagacagagagagagagagagagagagagacagagagagagagagacagagagagagagagacagagagtgtgagagagagtgagagacaaagagagagagagaaaaagagagagagagagagagagagagagagagagtgagagagagagagagagagaaagagagagagacagagagagagagagacagagagagagagagagacagacagacagagagagagacagagagtgagagagagagtgagagacagagagagagagagaaaaagagagagagagaaagagagagagagagagagagagagacagagagagagagagagagagactgacagacagacagagagacagagtgagagagagagtgagagacagagagagagagagaaaaagagagagaaagagagagagagagagagagagagagagagacagagagagagagagagagagagagacagagagagagagagacagagagacagagagagagagacagagagagagagagagagagagtgagagacagagagagagagagaaaaagagagagagagaaagagagagagacagagagagagagagacagagagagagagaaaaagagagagagagaaagagagagagagagaaagagagagagagagaaaaagagagagagagagagagagagagagagagagagagagagagggagagagagagagagagagagaaaaagagagagagaaaaagagagagagagagacagagagagagagagacagaaagagagagagagagagagagacagagagagagagggagagagagagagagagagagagagagagagacagagagagagagacagagagagagagacacagagagagagagagagagagagagagagtgagagagagacagagagagagagacagagagagagagagagagagagagagagagagagagagagacagagagagagagagagtgagagagagacagagagagagagacagagagagagagagagagagagtgagagagagacagagagagacagagagggagagagagagagagagagtgagagagagacagagagagagagagagagagagagtgagagagagacagagagagagacagagacagagagagagagagagagacagagagagagacagagacagagagagagagagagagacagagagagagagagagacagagagtgagagagagacagagagagagagagagagagagagacagagagagagagacagagagagagagagagagagagagagagtgagagagagacagagagagagagacagagagagagagagagagacagagagagagagagtgagagagagacagagagagagagacagagagagagagagagagagtgagagagagacagagagagagagagagagagagagagagagagacagagagagagagacagagagagagacagagagagagagagtgagagagagacagagagagagagacagagagagagagagagagacagagagagagagagtgagagagagacagagagagagagacagagagagagagagagagagtgagagagagacagagagagagagagagagagagagagtgataattCCACTGACATTAAAGTTTCACCCACTGCCGTTAAATTACAGTCATTAGTCCAACCTGAGGTGAAGTTTCTCTACCTGACTGTGTGTCTCTTACTAAGACTACactcagtagtgtgtgtgtacgtaccaTCAGTACTGTGCGTGTGCGGCtacagcgtgtgtgtgtgtgtgtgtacatactgtCAGCAGTGTGCCGttgcagcgtgtgtgtgtgtgtgtgtacgtaccgTCAGCAGTGTGCCGttgcagcgtgtgtgtgtatgtgtgtgtgtgtacgtaccgTCAGCAGTGTGCCGttgcagcgtgtgtgtgtgtgtgtgtgtgtgtgtgtgtgtgcgtgtacgtACCGTCAGCAGTGTGCCGttgcagcgtgtgtgtgtgtgtgtgtgtgtgtgtgtacgtaccgTCAGCAGTGTGCCGttgcagcgtgtgtgtgtgtgtgtgtgtgtgtgtgtgtgtgtgtgtgtacgtaccgTCAGCAGTGTGTCGttgcagcgtgtgtgtgtacgtaccgTCAGCGCTGTGCCGttgcagcgtgtgtgtgtgtgtgtgtgtgtacgtaccgTCAGCAGTGTGCCGttgcagcgtgtgtgtgtgtgtgtgtgtgtgtgtgtgtgtgtgtgtacgtaccgTCAGCGGTGTGCCGttgcagcgtgtgtgtgtgtgtgtgtgtgtgtgtgtgtgtgtgtacgtaccgTCAGCAGTGTGCCGttgcagcgtgtgtgtgtgtgtgtgtgtgtgtgtgtgtacgtaccgTCAGCAGTGTGCCGttgcagcgtgtgtgtgtgtgtgtgtgtgtgtgtgtgtgtgtacgtaccgTCAGCAGTGTGCCGttgcagcgtgtgtgtgtgtgtgtgtgtgtgtgtacgtaccgTCAGCAGTGTGCCGttgcagcgtgtgtgtgtgtgtgtgtgtacgtaccgTCAGCAGTGTGCCGttgcagcgtgtgtgtgtgtgtgtgtgtgtgtgtgtacgtaccgTCAGCAGTGTGCCGttgcagcgtgtgtgtgtgtgtgtgtgtacgtaccgTCAGCAGTGTGCCGttgcagcgtgtgtgtgtgtgtgtgtgtgtgtgtgtgtacgtaccgTCAGCAGTGTGCCGttgcagcgtgtgtgtgtgcagttggAGGGAGACGAGAGTGATGGGGctgctccacctcctcctccccctcctcctgcTGATCCTTTctcagactgagagacagatcCACCTCCACTCCTCCACCCCCGCTCCTGTACTCCTCCACCCCCACCTGCAGGGAGAACGTCCCTCTCTTCAGCAGGCGCGCCGTCTGACACACACCAACGAGCCTTTACTGCACTGACGGAGGCAGAGCAGCTACACCACGCTGCACTGTGACACAGCCAGAGCCCACCCTCCATCTGCCCACCTCCAGGAAAAACAGCCACTAACTACACACCGTCCATTTTCATgtgactgaccgccccagagtccagacctcaacatgcCTGAACGTGTccgattacttcagaaaatcaaccagcttctggGACTGAACTGGGAGGAATGGAGGCTGGAATGCCGGGAGAGACTCTCTGGCTCACGGCTGAGAGAGAGTTGGCTGCAGAAGCTTCTGGGtagtttttctgttaaatgtacgGTTTGTGCTTTTATTCCTGACTCTGGAATATTATAGAATTAATAACTCATACCTAATTTAAATAAAGCCTATTGACTGTTTCACAGCACAGTATTAGGGACAATTTGTGTAAAGTCACCAAAACATTGTTAAAGCAGCTATAAAACGTCCTAAATCGTGCTTATAGACTCAACTTCACACGCATCCCGGTTTTCCGGAATATTTCCAGGACAGCTTTGCTAATCCCCATGACTGGAAAACAAGAAACCAGTGCATTACTTCCATAAAACATGAACCTCCGAGGGGGTCAGTGAGAGGTGTTGTCTGAAATCTTCTCTAATATGACATTAGTCCATATTGAGCAGCCCCAGTGAATACAGCCTCACTATAGACCACGATATGTGAGGTCACCGCAGAGACGGGTCACTCACCACAGGGTCTCAGCCTGAACCGCGGCGAGCATGTGACCACACCGGCCGGCCGAGAGCAGAGGAACTGGGGGTAGAAGAGGGGGATGTCTCTGAACGTGCTGTCTGGATAGTCCCAGCCGTACCCCACCGCTCTGCAGTACCTCCTCAGGGAGACCACCTCGTACCTGCACAGCGTTCACCTGTCATGAGACACGCCCCATTCCATATTCCGCATAattccagataagctcagaagactcgtgtaggttctctggtggttctggttggtaaataaagtgtctatatctgtgttgtagtcatggcgacccctggttcccatcaccaccactgtaaagacgtctgaaccagttcacacACTGAGTCATACAGAATTtcagtggacttcccctttaagcctGAAGTGAGTGTGGTCCACTAGCAGGGCGTGTATTAACGTTTctattctaccttaaatggctccatttaaggtggactgttTCCTGTTAACAGCCTACCTGCAGTTAATGAGCGTGATCAGAAGCTCCTCTGGCGCTGTGGTCGCTGTGGTCAGTGTGGTCAGTGGTGTGCAGTATGAATGTgctgagtgaacagagagaggCTGGAGCTCCAGGCCGGTTAAAGTGGAGtttaacacagacacagagcagGACACTGCACAGAGGACATAAACTGCCACACTGACCGCTGCAGACACGGCCAGCGCCACCCACACAGAGTCCATCCCACACCTACAGAGCTCTAACACCGCCTCATGACCACATAACAAGACTGACAGCGCAGAACCggcattattatcattaataacCCACACGACAGTGACCGGTCCAGACTCTGCTCCGGGGAACTGGGTCTTCCTGCAGGCCAGTCGAGCCGGCAGCGCTGCTCCTGACCTCTAGTCAAATAAAACAgtcaaataataacaaaaaactcAAATTAAGTCAAAGTGTTGTTATTATAACCAACTGGACATGGAAAAATAACGATCACAAGAggaataatgataataataataattaatcaaattattattactaatactTATTAGGCATTCCACAATCTGCACACCTTGGCACGTGTAATGAAACGGGGCGAAACGTTGAAATAACAGAATGACTTACTTTTAATTTATGAACTGATCATAATAATATGATGATGGTAATTTAACGGCGATAAATGatcaaacaatgaaataagGAACAGTAAATTCACAGGAACAGGAATgaaaatcttttaataattcgTACAATTTGCCAGTCACACATTGTTATAAGCGACATTTCAATTATTCCAGATAAAACACTGAAGTTATTTTGGTCCTAATTATTAAACCGAAGGCACGCGAGCTGCGGCGATCGCGCCAACACCACATTACAAATCACCCAAAAATACAGATAATCTGTTTACCGCAGAACAGACGACCGGGTCATGCAGCCACCAGATACCCAGAAACCAACACATTCAGCAAAGGATTCATGAATCTCGGTCAGAACGTCTCTGTTTTTGCTGATTTGAAACAGGGACGTGAGCAGAGCTCCTCAGTTCTTCAGCCTGGCagttaaagcgatagtttggccAAGGAGATTCTAATTTACAGGTGCCCACCACTTACCCCACAGACAGCCAGCCAGTTGCTGGGCTAATGTACTGTCAGACAGTCCTGAACATGGTTTGTTATTTGAgctctccgttccaccttaaacggcctCAGGCTCCAGAACGCAactgctggaccatttaaggtggagcgtaAAGTTCAAATGGGCAGCGGACGAACAGGAGGCCGACTTGGCTGGCGTGTTTGAGGCGAGTGTGATGGGTGGGATATTGGTGGGATGTGCGCTTCCGTTACTTCTCAGCATCATTAgcactaaaactaaagaaagcaCCAAACCTGTCCTGGCTGACTATCTGGGGCGGAGCTGGGCTCCTACGACGCGTCGTCAGACTATCGCTTTAGCCCGCGCCGCTCCATCAGccgaacagcagcagcaggaccacGCAGACTGAGTTGACGGCGATCAGGGGCACTGCGGGAACAGAGAAACCAGGCCTGAGTCCAGCTCACCCTGACGCAGGACCTCAACCCGTGTGGGCTGATCAGCATATTTACACCTGATTCACAAGCAGAGCACGTCTGGAGCCGCTTTACCCCTCATGACTGTCCTGACGGAGCGGACCAGGTTGACCAGCTGGGCTTTGATGCCAGGGTCCTCTCCGAACCCCCCGATGCTCTGGTCCACGCCCCAGCCGACTGCACACGGGACACAGACCAGAAGGGATCGTTATCATTAACATTATCGCTATTATTCATTCCATTATTATCCTTAATAGAAGCTTTGTTTCGACAGTAGCACCAGCAAACCTACTTATAATTACCACCATAATTAATGACAATTAACAGctataaaatatatcatttttttccttaGATTTAATCACAACACATGCACTTTAATCAGATCTTACAAGTTGAAAATGATGGTTAATCAGTAAAAAAGTGAGAGGGTTATTCACTGTAAAGCGGTACTTTAAAGCGCTGAATTCAACGTtaaaaaccaaaaatatctaaatatgtATATTAAGAAGAGGAGTCACGCATCCTGTGGGAGAGCCGCTTGGAAGGCCTTCGCCTAGTTCATGTCATCACTGCCTCAGCCTTATTTCTGAAGCTGCGCTGGACTGTTCCCACCACCCGCTGAAGCCCCTGCCAGCCAGAGGGCTCTGGGCACTGACCCCAGTGGCCTGGTCAGGAGCCCAGCCCTGCTTTCCGTGGTCACTGATCATTTGGGTAGAGGGTGTGGGCTTCTCAGTAACCCCTTAATTCATTCCTAAGTGGTGGACCTCATCTTTGCCAAAGAACCCTCCATGTCTCACTCAGCTCTGCTCCTGGACACGTCAGGTGGTCTCCAGCTGATGTAGAGCCTTCACCCTCCTGACCTTCTGTTCCCACACTTAGTGTGGGAGGTGTTCAATGCGTTATTCCAGTGGTAGTATCGATATTAGCGTCCTATTTAGGGGTTTATGGCATTAAATCTCCTGCTGCTCCGCTAGCTGGTGACCTGCTGCGAGCACGGTGGGCTAACGGCTGTTATTACGCCAACAGCAGGTGAATGAGGGCGGGTATGATTCAAAACGACCAGAGCCGGAGGGTAAAAGCGTAAAAGCTCTTACTCTGGGCGAGGAACCGCTCTTCGTGCAGCACTGCCATCGCATTAGAGAATAAAACAGCAGCCTGGATCAGCCCGAAGAGCGCCATTACTGTTTACAGTCCGGAGTCGATTCCCCAAAAAGAGTCGGTTCTCCGGTGCCTGGCGCTTGAGACTCGAGAGTCGACTCCGAAGCTTTGCACTCGATTCTTCACGGTGTCGCCCGAGTTTGCGAGTCAATGGCCGCTTATTGTTTTATCACTCAGTAAAATTCCTCTCAAAGCGTTCAGTGCGCTGGTAAAACAGATGGGAAGGGTTTCATTTCCTAAACCACACAAGAAACGGGAATATTCATGAAGTCTGCACACCTTTAAACTGGGAACATGTCATGCATAATTAAGCATACGTCACTTCTTTGACTTATTAAGATTAGCTGTCATTGATTAGGATCATGACGTAAACCTGACGACACATTAGTGTCGCTCTTAAATGAAGGCGCAGAAGTTGCACGTTAAGGTCAATATGTTGAATTTTAAGCACGTGTGCagatgaaatgtaaatatatccCATATATACGGTGCGGGGCTTTTGATACACCTGGTATTTCTAAATGAGCAAGGTTTGAGCTCCATGTCTGCGCGTTCATGCGCGTCACCGAGAGACCGCGCGCTTATAAAGCGCGTACGCGTGGGCTGCGTGTGCTGGTTTGCGGCGATGCGGTCGGTGTGTGCGGCGCTGTGTGCGgttctgctgctgcacggtgaGACAAACCCCTCAGCTGCGCTGTTATCACGCGCTTCTCCGCTGGTTTGCAGGTCCCGGGCTGTCTTAAGCGCGCGTTTCAGCGTTTTATCCGCTTTAAAGCGCTTGTTCTGTCCTTCAGGAGGTTCGGCTGGAGTTGGTGGTGGAAGCTCCCTGAGTGGAGCTGTTGGTTTGGGCCCTGATGTCCGACACCTGCTCCGGCTAATGACCCAGAATCCCAGGCCTGGCTGGACCAGGCTCAGTTGCGTTGGGGAGTTTTCATGCAGTCTTCTCTTTCGACtttcccgtcccaccttaaGCGCTGCGGCTGTTACGATCTAAAGCCTTGTACCGTAATATTAgttttttcccgttccaccttaaactttAAGCAGGTTACATTCTGGGGCATGTCTGAGCATCACCGTCaaaatttccattccaccttaaacgctgcTGCAGTTAACATTCTGGGGCCGGTCGTTGCCTCTCATACggattttctgttccaccttaaacgctgAAGCAGTTACCGCCTGGGACCTGTCCGCTTCATAGCGttttttttcccgttccaccttaagctCTTCTGCAGTTACAGTCTGTCGCATCATTATATTCGAAtttttcgttccaccttaaactttTCCGCGGTTGCGTTCTGGGGCATGCCTCGGCATCACACAAAaatccgttccaccttaaacgctgcTGCAGTTAATCTTCTGGGGCCTGCCTCCCGATGCCTCATACGGatgttccattccaccttaaatgctgagGCAGTTGCGATCTGGGACCTGTCGGCTTCGTGTTTGTgttgtccgttccaccttaaacccATCAGCAGTCACAGCCTGGGGCCTGGAGCATCATTATATTAGTTTCCGTACCACCTTAAACTCTTCCCCAGTAACAGCCTGGGGCCTGTGGCATTATTATATTCtaactttccgttccaccttaaacccATCAGCAGTCACAGCCTGGGGCCTGGAGCATCATTATATTAGTTTCCGTACCACCTTAAACTCTTCCCCAGTAACAGCCTGGGGCCTGTGGCATTATTATATTCtaactttccgttccaccttaaacccATCAGCAGTCACAGCCTGAGGCCTGTGGCATCATTTATATTCtaactttccgttccaccttaaacccATCAGCAGTCATAGCCTGGGCCTGTTCCATTGTAAAGGCTGCTGCAGTTACTTTCTGcgtcttttaaggtggaacggggagtTGTAATTGGGCCGCTGGCTAACCAACTTCCACAGTTGGCCATGGCTGGTTTAGGCTTCTGGCGGGTGGGAAGTAGACGTGCCAGCCGTCAGTGCCGTTAAAAGTCCCCTAAATGAAGGACTAAAGGCTGAAAATGAACGTTATACACAGTTATAATCAGCCGAGACGCGTCTGGCGCCTGGAGCTCGGCGGTTTGGGCTGAAGGAGCTCACGGTGGTGAAGTCGCGCTAACGCCACAGCGCGTAGCTAACTGGGCTAACGGGAGGCGTGGAGTGTGAAATGTCTGGATTTTAGTCCatatagataaatataaatatatctatAGATAAACGAGCCACACAGTGTCGGAGATGTCCGGTTTAGGTGTTCCTGACCCCCCACGGCCTTAGACGAGCCTGCTCGCTAATCGCTGAGCTCGTTGACTCGTTAGCGTCATTGGCCTCATGGCTCCAGCTCCAGTGAAGCCAGTGGTTCTGCTGAGAACCAGGAGTTCTTTATAAAGCCATTTATAGCTTAAATGGTTCacgtgaaacggttcttcagattggagaAGTCTTAAATggttcatgggttctttagtgaagaaaacgGTTTGGTAAAGAACCATAAGCAGTCAAAAAACCCTTTACacggttaaagggttcttcattgTTGTTGGTTCTATGCAACACCTAAAATGTTTCTATCGttacaatgccaagcttgtagcacttctgtatagaaccagcCACAACACATTCTGCCCCAAGCTGAAGGACCGTTGGATGATGCAGAGAACCAGTTAAATCATGCAGTGTTCTTtgttggttctacatagaagccTTTTCtgtactgaagaacccttcatGGACCATCTTTTGAGGAGTATGTAGAACCTCTTTGAAACTGGTTGTGTATAGCGTGGAAAAGGGCTCTTCTGTTAGACCTGACATCAGTAGGATGATCCTTTTGGTGCTGTAGAGAAACCTTCTCAGGAATCACAGCAGTGTACGACGCTCTCCATCGAGctgaggaaccatttaagctgaAGGTGCTGTAGAGGACTAAACCCTTGACGAACTCTATGTTGAATCCTCAGGGATTTGGGCTTGTCTATGCCATCGTTTCTCCACAGAGCCCATGGAAACTCCGTTAGGGCTGAGCGATTTGGGCAGATATctaatttatttttcttgtacGGTGTTGAAGCTGCGGTTTAGATTTGTTTGTCTTTCTAAAAAGGAAGTTCAAGGTCCTTCTTGGCCCTGACCAGCGTATCCATGTTTTCTGCTTAACGTGGTGTGGTCAGACTGCCAGCGAGTTGTGGTTGAGATGTTAGCGTGTGGAGGCCTGGTTGGTCTAATTCAACAGGCTGTTGGTTTAACTTCCCCAGACAGCACAACATTGATTTAGGCTGTTAAATTGCATGATGGGTGGTGGCACAGGTGTATAGcgcagcaaggagggcctgggttcaattccccgggcGGGTGACCAGTgtcctctgtgtggagtctgcatgttctccccgtgtctgcgtgggtttcctctgggttcctcccacagtccagacatgcagtcaggccaattggacaactgtaattacccctaggtgtgagtgagcGTCTGCCCTgcccctgtgatggactggcgacctgtccagggagtgtcctgccttccacccaatgactgctgggatgggctcctgctgcccccacaacccaggagaaccggctgtgtgtgtgtgcgcgcgctgCCTGACTGCAGTTTCGAATATTGCTGGTGGTGTTTTGGCTTTGTTTGGGTACC
This sequence is a window from Pygocentrus nattereri isolate fPygNat1 chromosome 20, fPygNat1.pri, whole genome shotgun sequence. Protein-coding genes within it:
- the LOC119261763 gene encoding immediate early response 3-interacting protein 1-like encodes the protein MALFGLIQAAVLFSNAMAVLHEERFLAQIGWGVDQSIGGFGEDPGIKAQLVNLVRSVRTVMRVPLIAVNSVCVVLLLLFG